A region from the Falco cherrug isolate bFalChe1 chromosome 17, bFalChe1.pri, whole genome shotgun sequence genome encodes:
- the FDXACB1 gene encoding ferredoxin-fold anticodon-binding domain-containing protein 1, which produces MEPRRRVLLLGEGNFSFAAALCGAAGTRVVATCYESAEEAAGRRGAAGCTRRLRESGAEVLFSVDCTKLTDYFSPEKREFDCIYFNFPHCGRKAGVVKNRELLARFFRSSAEVLAEAGEIHVALCSGQGGTPADRPRREWHNSWQIVAVAAGAGFILSNVHPFKAETIPGYECTGYRSQDKSFSVEGALNYIFTRSTPLLRFKPMSCEIELESRKVSFQVPQVLTDKINRGFLEVNSNHPVRTIKEKLTAELSQAFPLQSIDNCLPLLHQGHLNSVCHSNVFWIVLSPEETLSTEEMPDGLANAVLFSHVDFCRDTDKNGCVDVQGGCHISKQYYLRPSLLPYAQAVIQRGGFLPGTLHVLSGPIFRKCLIAPSSMPVFHEMVFVYAVNRGTENSYIQMLVNNITNSIHSLHQTVSGLKLNVSLQEATSFETTELNDFAAFELQLSKIQYLVCVKIDASGSCEKGSCVGVIRTAHYELESSDLVLVFASLHLDLLAMLICGISDWRMLWTSDTRFLHQFPRGELRLFKSFSLYPPSYVHDVSFWVPDGEEFDEIAFHTIARRVSGETVISIQLIDSYQQSETGRKSLCYRLTYQSCDKALSRQEVAEMQLLFRKEISQRLRVTLR; this is translated from the exons ATGGAGCCGCGGCGCCGCGTCCTGCTGCTCGGGGAGGGCAACTTCTCCTTCGCCGCCGCCCTCTGCGGGGCCGCGGGGACCCGCGTCGTGGCCACCTGCTACGAGAGCGCAGAGGAggcggccgggcggcgcggcgcggcgggctgCACCCGGCGGCTGCGGGAGAGCG gagCTGAAGTTCTCTTTTCTGTGGACTGTACCAAGCTGACAGACTatttttcaccagaaaaaaGAGAATTCGATTGTATTTATTTCAACTTCCCTCACTGTGGGAGGAAGGCGGGGGTGGTGAAGAACAGAGAGCTGCTGGCCCGCTTCTTCCGCAG CTCCGCGGAAGTGCTGGCAGAGGCGGGAGAGATCCACGTGGCGCTTTGCAGCGGACAGGGTGGGACGCCGGCTGATCGGCCAAGGAGAGAATGGCACAACAGCTGGCAAATcgtggcagtggcagcaggagctggattTATCTTGAGTAATGTTCATCCTTTTAAAGCAGAGACTATCCCTGGATATGAATGTACAGGCTACAG GAGTCAAGATAAATCTTTCAGTGTAGAGGGTGCTTTAAACTACATTTTCACGCGAAGCACACCACTTCTACGTTTCAAACCTATGAGCTGCGAGATAGAACTGGAAAGCCgaaaagtttcttttcaagTACCACAAGTGCTTACAGATAAAATTAATAG ggGTTTCCTAGAAGTAAATTCAAATCATCCAGTACGGACAATAAAGGAGAAGCTCACTGCAGAGCTCAGCCAAGCCTTTCCTCTACAAAGCATTGACAActgccttcctctgctccacCAAGGTCACCTTAATAGTGTTTGTCACTCAAATGTCTTTTGGATCGTTCTGAGCCCAGAGGAGACTCTAAGCACTGAAGAAATGCCTGATGGACTagcaaatgcagttttattttcccatgTTGATTTTTGCAGGGACACAGATAAGAATGGCTGCGTGGATGTACAAGGGGGATGCcatatttcaaaacaatatTATCTTAGACCTTCCCTCCTACCTTATGCTCAGGCAGTAATACAAAGAGGAGGCTTTCTCCCAGGGACACTTCATGTTCTTTCTGGCCCAATTTTCAGGAAGTGTCTTATCGCTCCTTCCTCCATGCCTGTTTTTCATGAGATGGTTTTTGTGTATGCAGTTAACAGGGGTACAGAAAACAGCTATATCCAGATGTTGGTGAATAACATTACAAACAGCATACATTCTCTTCACCAGACTGTTTCTGGCCTTAAACTGAATGTCAGTCTGCAGGAAGCAACGAGCTTTGAAACGACTGAGCTAAATgactttgctgcttttgaacTTCAGCTTAGTAAAATTCAATACTTGGTCTGTGTGAAGATAGATGCTTCAGGCTCCTGTGAGAAGGGTTCCTGTGTGGGAGTTATAAGGACAGCTCATTATGAACTAGAAAGCAGTGACTTGGTTCTTGTCTTTGCTTCATTGCATCTTGACCTCCTAGCCATGCTGATCTGTGGAATATCTGACTGGCGAATGCTCTGGACATCAGACACACGGTTCCTCCATCAATTTCCTAGAGGAGAGTTAAGGCTTTTCAAGAGTTTTTCTCTCTATCCACCTTCCTATGTGCATGATGTCAGCTTTTGGGTTCCTGACGGGGAAGAATTTGATGAAATTGCTTTCCACACCATTGCTAGGCGTGTGTCAGGTGAAACGGTCATATCCATCCAGTTAATTGACAGTTACCAGCAGTCAGAGACAGGACGGAAGAGCCTCTGCTACAGGCTGACCTATCAGTCCTGTGACAAGGCCCTGAGCCGTCAGGAGGTGGCAGAGATGCAGCTGCTCTTTCGGAAGGAAATAAGCCAACGCTTGCGTGTAACTCTTCGGTAG
- the ALG9 gene encoding alpha-1,2-mannosyltransferase ALG9 isoform X2: MAAKGARQRPRAGGGSEGARPRGEAAEEARPEPSGSKAGQVWAPEGSTAFKCLISARFCAALLSNISDCDETFNYWEPTHYLIYGKGFQTWEYSPAYAIRSYAYLWLHALPALFHARVLQTNKVLIFYFLRCFLAFLSCICELYFYKAVCKKFGLHVSRLMLAFLVLSTGMFCSSAAFLPSSFCMYTTVIAMTGWYMDKTSVAVLGVAAGALLGWPFSAALGLPIAFDLLILKQRWKSFLNWCVVSLILFLVPLVVVDSYYYGKLVVAPLNIVLYNVFTSHGPDLYGTEPWSFYFINGFLNFNVAFILALLVLPLTCLMECLLQKFHVQNLGRPYWLTLAPMYIWIMIFFSQPHKEERFLFPIYPLICLCGAVALSALQKCYHFIFQRYRLEHYTVSSNWLALGTVFIFGLLSLSRSVALFRGYHGPLDLYPEFHRIATDPSIHTVPEGRPVNVCVGKEWHRFPSSFLLPDNWQLQFILSEFRGQLPKPFAKGPMATRIIPTDMNDQNKEEPSRYIDISRCHYLVDLDTAAETPREPRYSSNKEEWVTVAYKPFLDASRSSKLLRAFYIPLLSEQYTWYANYTILKSRRSKQTRKKMGG, from the exons ATGGCCGCCAAGGGGGCCCGGCAGCGGCCGCGGGCCGGCGGGGGCAGTGAGGGGGCCCGGCCACGGGGGGAGGCCGCGGAGGAGGCCCGGCCGGA ACCCTCTGGGAGCAAAGCAGGACAAGTCTGGGCCCCTGAAGGATCGACAGCCTTCAAGTGTCTCATCTCGGCCAGGTTCTGCGCAGCTCTCTTGAGCAACATCTCTGATTGCGATGAGACATTTAACTACTGGGAACCG ACACACTACCTCATTTATGGAAAGGGGTTTCAGACATGGGAATACTCTCCAGCCTATGCCATCCGCTCCTATGCTTACCTGTGGCTTCATGCCTTACCGGCCTTGTTCCATGCTAGAGTTCTGCAAACTAACAAG GTTCTTATCTTCTATTTCCTCCGATGCTTCCTGGCGTTCCTGAGCTGCATTTGTGAGCTCTACTTCTACAA GGCTGTGTGCAAGAAGTTTGGGCTACATGTGAGCCGGCTGATGTTGGCCTTCTTAGTTCTCAGCACTGGGATGTTTTGCTCATCTGCAG CTTTCCTCCCAAGCAGTTTCTGCATGTACACCACGGTGATTGCCATGACTGGCTGGTACATGGACAAGACCTCTGTagcagtgctgggggtggcTGCTGGAGCCCTTCTGGGCTGGCCCTTCAGTGCAGCTCTTGG GCTTCCTATTGCCTTTGACTTGTTGATACTGAAGCAGAGGTGGAAAAGTTTCCTGAACTGGTGTGTGGTGTCACTGATCCTGTTTTTG GTGCCCTTGGTAGTTGTGGACAGCTATTACTATGGGAAGCTGGTCGTTGCACCTCTCAACATTGTCTTATACAATGTCTTCACCTCTCACGGACCTGATCTCTATG GTACAGAACCCTGGTCCTTCTATTTCATCAATGGTTTTCTGAATTTCAACGTGGCATTTATTTTGGCGCTGCTTGTGCTGCCACTGACTTGTCTCATGGAGTGTCTGCTTCAAAAATTTCATG TTCAGAATCTGGGCCGTCCCTACTGGCTGACACTAGCTCCTATGTACATTTGgatcatgatttttttcagtcagccCCACAAGGAAGAGAGATTTCTCTTTCCCATCTATCCCCTCATCTGTCTCTGCGGTGCTGTGGCTCTGTCTGCTCTTCAG AAATGTTACCACTTCATATTCCAGCGCTACCGCCTGGAACACTACACAGTCTCCTCCAACTGGCTGGCCCTGGGGACTGTCTTTATCTTTGGCCTTTTGTCTTTGTCACGCTCTGTTGCCTTATTCAGAG GCTATCACGGGCCCCTGGACCTATACCCAGAATTTCACAGGATTGCTACTGACCCAAGTATTCACACTGTGCCGGAGGGGAGACCGGTTAATGTCTGCGTGGGAAAGGAGTGGCATAGATTTCCAAGCAGCTTTCTTCTGCCAGATAA TTGGCAGCTCCAGTTCATCCTGTCGGAATTCAGGGGCCAGTTACCAAAACCATTTGCCAAGGGACCAATGGCCACACGGATCATTCCCACTGACATGAACGACCAAAACAAGGAAGAGCCATCTCGATAT ATTGACATTTCCAGATGCCACTATCTGGTGGACTTGGATACAGCAGCTGAAACCCCAAGGGAGCCAAGGTATTCCTCCAACAAAGAAGAGTGGGTAACCGTTGCCTACAAGCCATTCCTAGATGCTTCCAG GTCCTCAAAGCTGCTGCGTGCATTCTACATCCCTCTCCTCTCAGAACAGTACACGTGGTATGCAAACTATACTATTCTGAAATCTCGAAGGTCgaagcaaacaaggaaaaaaatgggaggCTAG
- the ALG9 gene encoding alpha-1,2-mannosyltransferase ALG9 isoform X4 has protein sequence MAAKGARQRPRAGGGSEGARPRGEAAEEARPEPSGSKAGQVWAPEGSTAFKCLISARFCAALLSNISDCDETFNYWEPTHYLIYGKGFQTWEYSPAYAIRSYAYLWLHALPALFHARVLQTNKVLIFYFLRCFLAFLSCICELYFYKAVCKKFGLHVSRLMLAFLVLSTGMFCSSAAFLPSSFCMYTTVIAMTGWYMDKTSVAVLGVAAGALLGWPFSAALGLPIAFDLLILKQRWKSFLNWCVVSLILFLVPLVVVDSYYYGKLVVAPLNIVLYNVFTSHGPDLYGTEPWSFYFINGFLNFNVAFILALLVLPLTCLMECLLQKFHVQNLGRPYWLTLAPMYIWIMIFFSQPHKEERFLFPIYPLICLCGAVALSALQKCYHFIFQRYRLEHYTVSSNWLALGTVFIFGLLSLSRSVALFRGYHGPLDLYPEFHRIATDPSIHTVPEGRPVNVCVGKEWHRFPSSFLLPDNWQLQFILSEFRGQLPKPFAKGPMATRIIPTDMNDQNKEEPSRYVLKAAACILHPSPLRTVHVVCKLYYSEISKVEANKEKNGRLATHLGNKIKNI, from the exons ATGGCCGCCAAGGGGGCCCGGCAGCGGCCGCGGGCCGGCGGGGGCAGTGAGGGGGCCCGGCCACGGGGGGAGGCCGCGGAGGAGGCCCGGCCGGA ACCCTCTGGGAGCAAAGCAGGACAAGTCTGGGCCCCTGAAGGATCGACAGCCTTCAAGTGTCTCATCTCGGCCAGGTTCTGCGCAGCTCTCTTGAGCAACATCTCTGATTGCGATGAGACATTTAACTACTGGGAACCG ACACACTACCTCATTTATGGAAAGGGGTTTCAGACATGGGAATACTCTCCAGCCTATGCCATCCGCTCCTATGCTTACCTGTGGCTTCATGCCTTACCGGCCTTGTTCCATGCTAGAGTTCTGCAAACTAACAAG GTTCTTATCTTCTATTTCCTCCGATGCTTCCTGGCGTTCCTGAGCTGCATTTGTGAGCTCTACTTCTACAA GGCTGTGTGCAAGAAGTTTGGGCTACATGTGAGCCGGCTGATGTTGGCCTTCTTAGTTCTCAGCACTGGGATGTTTTGCTCATCTGCAG CTTTCCTCCCAAGCAGTTTCTGCATGTACACCACGGTGATTGCCATGACTGGCTGGTACATGGACAAGACCTCTGTagcagtgctgggggtggcTGCTGGAGCCCTTCTGGGCTGGCCCTTCAGTGCAGCTCTTGG GCTTCCTATTGCCTTTGACTTGTTGATACTGAAGCAGAGGTGGAAAAGTTTCCTGAACTGGTGTGTGGTGTCACTGATCCTGTTTTTG GTGCCCTTGGTAGTTGTGGACAGCTATTACTATGGGAAGCTGGTCGTTGCACCTCTCAACATTGTCTTATACAATGTCTTCACCTCTCACGGACCTGATCTCTATG GTACAGAACCCTGGTCCTTCTATTTCATCAATGGTTTTCTGAATTTCAACGTGGCATTTATTTTGGCGCTGCTTGTGCTGCCACTGACTTGTCTCATGGAGTGTCTGCTTCAAAAATTTCATG TTCAGAATCTGGGCCGTCCCTACTGGCTGACACTAGCTCCTATGTACATTTGgatcatgatttttttcagtcagccCCACAAGGAAGAGAGATTTCTCTTTCCCATCTATCCCCTCATCTGTCTCTGCGGTGCTGTGGCTCTGTCTGCTCTTCAG AAATGTTACCACTTCATATTCCAGCGCTACCGCCTGGAACACTACACAGTCTCCTCCAACTGGCTGGCCCTGGGGACTGTCTTTATCTTTGGCCTTTTGTCTTTGTCACGCTCTGTTGCCTTATTCAGAG GCTATCACGGGCCCCTGGACCTATACCCAGAATTTCACAGGATTGCTACTGACCCAAGTATTCACACTGTGCCGGAGGGGAGACCGGTTAATGTCTGCGTGGGAAAGGAGTGGCATAGATTTCCAAGCAGCTTTCTTCTGCCAGATAA TTGGCAGCTCCAGTTCATCCTGTCGGAATTCAGGGGCCAGTTACCAAAACCATTTGCCAAGGGACCAATGGCCACACGGATCATTCCCACTGACATGAACGACCAAAACAAGGAAGAGCCATCTCGATAT GTCCTCAAAGCTGCTGCGTGCATTCTACATCCCTCTCCTCTCAGAACAGTACACGTGGTATGCAAACTATACTATTCTGAAATCTCGAAGGTCgaagcaaacaaggaaaaaaatgggaggCTAGCAACACACCTGGGCAACAAAATCAAAAACATCTGA
- the ALG9 gene encoding alpha-1,2-mannosyltransferase ALG9 isoform X3, which yields MAAKGARQRPRAGGGSEGARPRGEAAEEARPEPSGSKAGQVWAPEGSTAFKCLISARFCAALLSNISDCDETFNYWEPTHYLIYGKGFQTWEYSPAYAIRSYAYLWLHALPALFHARVLQTNKVLIFYFLRCFLAFLSCICELYFYKAVCKKFGLHVSRLMLAFLVLSTGMFCSSAAFLPSSFCMYTTVIAMTGWYMDKTSVAVLGVAAGALLGWPFSAALGLPIAFDLLILKQRWKSFLNWCVVSLILFLVPLVVVDSYYYGKLVVAPLNIVLYNVFTSHGPDLYGTEPWSFYFINGFLNFNVAFILALLVLPLTCLMECLLQKFHVQNLGRPYWLTLAPMYIWIMIFFSQPHKEERFLFPIYPLICLCGAVALSALQKCYHFIFQRYRLEHYTVSSNWLALGTVFIFGLLSLSRSVALFRGYHGPLDLYPEFHRIATDPSIHTVPEGRPVNVCVGKEWHRFPSSFLLPDNWQLQFILSEFRGQLPKPFAKGPMATRIIPTDMNDQNKEEPSRYIDISRCHYLVDLDTAAETPREPRYSSNKEEWVTVAYKPFLDASSCKRPHEELLNEENESHTYRCW from the exons ATGGCCGCCAAGGGGGCCCGGCAGCGGCCGCGGGCCGGCGGGGGCAGTGAGGGGGCCCGGCCACGGGGGGAGGCCGCGGAGGAGGCCCGGCCGGA ACCCTCTGGGAGCAAAGCAGGACAAGTCTGGGCCCCTGAAGGATCGACAGCCTTCAAGTGTCTCATCTCGGCCAGGTTCTGCGCAGCTCTCTTGAGCAACATCTCTGATTGCGATGAGACATTTAACTACTGGGAACCG ACACACTACCTCATTTATGGAAAGGGGTTTCAGACATGGGAATACTCTCCAGCCTATGCCATCCGCTCCTATGCTTACCTGTGGCTTCATGCCTTACCGGCCTTGTTCCATGCTAGAGTTCTGCAAACTAACAAG GTTCTTATCTTCTATTTCCTCCGATGCTTCCTGGCGTTCCTGAGCTGCATTTGTGAGCTCTACTTCTACAA GGCTGTGTGCAAGAAGTTTGGGCTACATGTGAGCCGGCTGATGTTGGCCTTCTTAGTTCTCAGCACTGGGATGTTTTGCTCATCTGCAG CTTTCCTCCCAAGCAGTTTCTGCATGTACACCACGGTGATTGCCATGACTGGCTGGTACATGGACAAGACCTCTGTagcagtgctgggggtggcTGCTGGAGCCCTTCTGGGCTGGCCCTTCAGTGCAGCTCTTGG GCTTCCTATTGCCTTTGACTTGTTGATACTGAAGCAGAGGTGGAAAAGTTTCCTGAACTGGTGTGTGGTGTCACTGATCCTGTTTTTG GTGCCCTTGGTAGTTGTGGACAGCTATTACTATGGGAAGCTGGTCGTTGCACCTCTCAACATTGTCTTATACAATGTCTTCACCTCTCACGGACCTGATCTCTATG GTACAGAACCCTGGTCCTTCTATTTCATCAATGGTTTTCTGAATTTCAACGTGGCATTTATTTTGGCGCTGCTTGTGCTGCCACTGACTTGTCTCATGGAGTGTCTGCTTCAAAAATTTCATG TTCAGAATCTGGGCCGTCCCTACTGGCTGACACTAGCTCCTATGTACATTTGgatcatgatttttttcagtcagccCCACAAGGAAGAGAGATTTCTCTTTCCCATCTATCCCCTCATCTGTCTCTGCGGTGCTGTGGCTCTGTCTGCTCTTCAG AAATGTTACCACTTCATATTCCAGCGCTACCGCCTGGAACACTACACAGTCTCCTCCAACTGGCTGGCCCTGGGGACTGTCTTTATCTTTGGCCTTTTGTCTTTGTCACGCTCTGTTGCCTTATTCAGAG GCTATCACGGGCCCCTGGACCTATACCCAGAATTTCACAGGATTGCTACTGACCCAAGTATTCACACTGTGCCGGAGGGGAGACCGGTTAATGTCTGCGTGGGAAAGGAGTGGCATAGATTTCCAAGCAGCTTTCTTCTGCCAGATAA TTGGCAGCTCCAGTTCATCCTGTCGGAATTCAGGGGCCAGTTACCAAAACCATTTGCCAAGGGACCAATGGCCACACGGATCATTCCCACTGACATGAACGACCAAAACAAGGAAGAGCCATCTCGATAT ATTGACATTTCCAGATGCCACTATCTGGTGGACTTGGATACAGCAGCTGAAACCCCAAGGGAGCCAAGGTATTCCTCCAACAAAGAAGAGTGGGTAACCGTTGCCTACAAGCCATTCCTAGATGCTTCCAG
- the ALG9 gene encoding alpha-1,2-mannosyltransferase ALG9 isoform X1, whose product MAAKGARQRPRAGGGSEGARPRGEAAEEARPEPSGSKAGQVWAPEGSTAFKCLISARFCAALLSNISDCDETFNYWEPTHYLIYGKGFQTWEYSPAYAIRSYAYLWLHALPALFHARVLQTNKVLIFYFLRCFLAFLSCICELYFYKAVCKKFGLHVSRLMLAFLVLSTGMFCSSAAFLPSSFCMYTTVIAMTGWYMDKTSVAVLGVAAGALLGWPFSAALGLPIAFDLLILKQRWKSFLNWCVVSLILFLVPLVVVDSYYYGKLVVAPLNIVLYNVFTSHGPDLYGTEPWSFYFINGFLNFNVAFILALLVLPLTCLMECLLQKFHVQNLGRPYWLTLAPMYIWIMIFFSQPHKEERFLFPIYPLICLCGAVALSALQKCYHFIFQRYRLEHYTVSSNWLALGTVFIFGLLSLSRSVALFRGYHGPLDLYPEFHRIATDPSIHTVPEGRPVNVCVGKEWHRFPSSFLLPDNWQLQFILSEFRGQLPKPFAKGPMATRIIPTDMNDQNKEEPSRYIDISRCHYLVDLDTAAETPREPRYSSNKEEWVTVAYKPFLDASRERAWFTSSFHPPQDTGLMLRSADCKRPHEELLNEENESHTYRCW is encoded by the exons ATGGCCGCCAAGGGGGCCCGGCAGCGGCCGCGGGCCGGCGGGGGCAGTGAGGGGGCCCGGCCACGGGGGGAGGCCGCGGAGGAGGCCCGGCCGGA ACCCTCTGGGAGCAAAGCAGGACAAGTCTGGGCCCCTGAAGGATCGACAGCCTTCAAGTGTCTCATCTCGGCCAGGTTCTGCGCAGCTCTCTTGAGCAACATCTCTGATTGCGATGAGACATTTAACTACTGGGAACCG ACACACTACCTCATTTATGGAAAGGGGTTTCAGACATGGGAATACTCTCCAGCCTATGCCATCCGCTCCTATGCTTACCTGTGGCTTCATGCCTTACCGGCCTTGTTCCATGCTAGAGTTCTGCAAACTAACAAG GTTCTTATCTTCTATTTCCTCCGATGCTTCCTGGCGTTCCTGAGCTGCATTTGTGAGCTCTACTTCTACAA GGCTGTGTGCAAGAAGTTTGGGCTACATGTGAGCCGGCTGATGTTGGCCTTCTTAGTTCTCAGCACTGGGATGTTTTGCTCATCTGCAG CTTTCCTCCCAAGCAGTTTCTGCATGTACACCACGGTGATTGCCATGACTGGCTGGTACATGGACAAGACCTCTGTagcagtgctgggggtggcTGCTGGAGCCCTTCTGGGCTGGCCCTTCAGTGCAGCTCTTGG GCTTCCTATTGCCTTTGACTTGTTGATACTGAAGCAGAGGTGGAAAAGTTTCCTGAACTGGTGTGTGGTGTCACTGATCCTGTTTTTG GTGCCCTTGGTAGTTGTGGACAGCTATTACTATGGGAAGCTGGTCGTTGCACCTCTCAACATTGTCTTATACAATGTCTTCACCTCTCACGGACCTGATCTCTATG GTACAGAACCCTGGTCCTTCTATTTCATCAATGGTTTTCTGAATTTCAACGTGGCATTTATTTTGGCGCTGCTTGTGCTGCCACTGACTTGTCTCATGGAGTGTCTGCTTCAAAAATTTCATG TTCAGAATCTGGGCCGTCCCTACTGGCTGACACTAGCTCCTATGTACATTTGgatcatgatttttttcagtcagccCCACAAGGAAGAGAGATTTCTCTTTCCCATCTATCCCCTCATCTGTCTCTGCGGTGCTGTGGCTCTGTCTGCTCTTCAG AAATGTTACCACTTCATATTCCAGCGCTACCGCCTGGAACACTACACAGTCTCCTCCAACTGGCTGGCCCTGGGGACTGTCTTTATCTTTGGCCTTTTGTCTTTGTCACGCTCTGTTGCCTTATTCAGAG GCTATCACGGGCCCCTGGACCTATACCCAGAATTTCACAGGATTGCTACTGACCCAAGTATTCACACTGTGCCGGAGGGGAGACCGGTTAATGTCTGCGTGGGAAAGGAGTGGCATAGATTTCCAAGCAGCTTTCTTCTGCCAGATAA TTGGCAGCTCCAGTTCATCCTGTCGGAATTCAGGGGCCAGTTACCAAAACCATTTGCCAAGGGACCAATGGCCACACGGATCATTCCCACTGACATGAACGACCAAAACAAGGAAGAGCCATCTCGATAT ATTGACATTTCCAGATGCCACTATCTGGTGGACTTGGATACAGCAGCTGAAACCCCAAGGGAGCCAAGGTATTCCTCCAACAAAGAAGAGTGGGTAACCGTTGCCTACAAGCCATTCCTAGATGCTTCCAG